In Rosa chinensis cultivar Old Blush chromosome 1, RchiOBHm-V2, whole genome shotgun sequence, a genomic segment contains:
- the LOC112190511 gene encoding LOW QUALITY PROTEIN: uncharacterized protein LOC112190511 (The sequence of the model RefSeq protein was modified relative to this genomic sequence to represent the inferred CDS: inserted 3 bases in 2 codons; deleted 1 base in 1 codon; substituted 1 base at 1 genomic stop codon) produces the protein IGRLRVRRGSLLCLHTRLPFSKSSAGPPTTSLRPEGFIAQKXPGRRLPKREAQRMSDAKLRTSLRSYWHTLPKKKKEQTPLKTRVRYNKAISVHRPSHGAVRGRYRSYSSQPASXVSLPLQRMEVWKNHIKXRNSVFLFRNSMVDQDENESGNPGHTHPRASALLWGGTFIDREVLFTAPDTSKPVMDFIAVASISEFRISWKKEAIPQAEEGLLAVEDVKEQFWYLEGRLAELERQLLERDAELELCNVVLQSLARYPDRVIELERQLGQL, from the exons ATAGGTCGTCTGAGGGTTCGCCGCGGTTCATTGCTATGCTTACACACTAGGCTACCCTTCTCCAAAAGCTCTGCGGGACCACCTACCACTAGTCTTCGGCCGGAGGGGTTTATTGCACAAA CGCCGGGACGCAGGCTCCCGAAGAGGGAAGCCCAACGAATGTCAGATGCAAAGCTCCGCACCTCATTAAGATCATATTGGCATactctcccaaaaaaaaaaaaagagcagacCCCATTGAAGACGAGAGTGAGGTACAACAAGGCCATTTCTGTCCACCGCCCTTCTCACGGAGCCGTACGTGGACGTTACCGCTCATACAGCTCCCAGCCAGCAAG AGTTAGCCTTCCTCTACAAAGAATGGAAGTGTGGAAGAAT CACATCAAATAAAGGAATTCGGTTTTTCTTTTCAG AAATTCCATGGTGGATCAGGACGAGAATGAATCCGGGAATCCAGGACATACTCATCCTAGAGCTTCTGCTCTCCTCTGGGGAGGTACTTTTATAGATAGAGAG GTTCTATTTACCGCTCCAGATACTTCAAAACCAGTAATGGACTTCATTGCAGTGGCATCAATATCTGAATTCAGAATCAGCTGGAAAAAGGAAGCTATCCCA CAAGCTGAGGAGGGGTTGCTAGCCGTAGAAGATGTTAAGGAGCAGTTTTGGTATCTTGAAGGGCGTTTGGCGGAGTTGGAGAGGCAACTTCTAGAGCGAGATGCTGAGTTGGAGCTTTGCAATGTTGTGTTGCAGAGTTTGGCTCGCTATCCTGATCGTGTGATCGAGTTAGAGAGGCAACTCGGGCAGTTGTAG